The Hydrogenobacter thermophilus TK-6 genome window below encodes:
- a CDS encoding mannose-1-phosphate guanylyltransferase/mannose-6-phosphate isomerase, whose amino-acid sequence MKALIMAGGSGTRLWPLSREKYPKQFLKIFEEKSLLRLTYERLLRLLDHRDIIIATSKEYEYHVRNDLYPYDGYSLILEPERKNTGPTVLLGLLFALEKLSSSEDEVFFVIPSDHYIQPEERYLDYLRFAQKVAKMGYVVAFGIKPSHPDTNFGYIKLGEKLLSEGEAVAYNMERFVEKPSYQLAQDFLRDGSYMWNSGNFAFTIKVGLEEIKINASHMWELSGESFGVMIENYSKLPEIAFDYMQMEKTKRGAVIPMDIVWSDVGSFEGLYRVLPSNHKGNVHVGDTLCLDSENTLAYSTDRLVALIGVRDVAVVEERDAVLVLSRDASHKVKDLVNHLISMGRREAKYHVELHERWGKRLLLDEGNAYKIYKLTIYPNREIGPHMHMHSTRTWMVLKGTLLFNSKGEESFVSVGDSRFVNKATPYLIRNSGFIPAELIEVRVGEYLEDDDVIPQ is encoded by the coding sequence ATGAAAGCCCTCATAATGGCAGGTGGGAGCGGGACACGCCTTTGGCCCCTCTCAAGAGAGAAGTATCCCAAGCAGTTTCTTAAGATATTTGAGGAAAAATCACTTCTGAGACTTACCTACGAGAGACTCCTAAGGCTTTTGGACCACAGGGATATAATAATTGCCACATCAAAGGAGTATGAATACCATGTTAGGAACGACCTTTATCCTTATGATGGCTACTCTCTGATCCTTGAACCTGAAAGAAAGAATACGGGACCCACAGTTTTGCTGGGACTACTTTTTGCACTTGAGAAGCTCTCCTCTTCCGAAGATGAGGTTTTCTTTGTTATTCCATCAGACCACTACATCCAGCCAGAAGAGAGATACTTGGATTATCTTAGGTTTGCTCAGAAGGTAGCCAAGATGGGTTATGTGGTAGCCTTTGGTATAAAGCCTTCCCATCCAGACACCAACTTTGGCTACATAAAACTTGGAGAGAAACTGCTTTCAGAGGGAGAGGCTGTTGCTTATAATATGGAACGCTTTGTAGAAAAACCTTCTTACCAGCTGGCACAGGATTTTTTAAGAGATGGGTCTTATATGTGGAACTCGGGCAACTTTGCTTTCACCATAAAGGTAGGGCTCGAAGAGATAAAGATTAACGCTTCTCATATGTGGGAACTCTCAGGCGAGAGTTTTGGGGTTATGATAGAAAATTACTCAAAGCTTCCCGAGATAGCCTTTGATTACATGCAGATGGAGAAAACAAAAAGGGGGGCAGTTATACCTATGGACATTGTCTGGAGCGATGTAGGTTCCTTTGAAGGGCTCTACAGGGTGCTTCCTTCTAACCATAAAGGCAATGTCCATGTGGGGGATACCTTGTGCTTGGACTCGGAGAATACCTTAGCATATAGCACTGATAGATTGGTGGCATTGATTGGTGTCAGGGATGTGGCAGTGGTGGAAGAGAGGGATGCTGTGCTTGTCCTAAGCAGAGATGCCTCCCACAAAGTAAAAGACCTTGTTAACCATCTTATAAGTATGGGCAGGAGAGAAGCCAAGTATCATGTAGAGTTGCACGAAAGGTGGGGGAAAAGACTTTTGCTTGATGAAGGAAATGCATACAAGATATACAAGCTAACCATCTATCCAAATAGGGAGATAGGTCCGCATATGCACATGCACAGCACAAGAACCTGGATGGTCCTTAAGGGAACTCTTCTGTTTAACTCCAAAGGTGAAGAGTCTTTTGTTAGCGTAGGTGATAGCCGTTTTGTTAACAAAGCGACTCCATACCTGATAAGAAACAGCGGATTTATACCTGCAGAACTTATAGAGGTAAGAGTAGGCGAATACCTGGAAGATGACGATGTTATTCCCCAATAG
- a CDS encoding 6-pyruvoyl trahydropterin synthase family protein — MPWTVIVKREFQAAHFLTDYHGAPEPLHGHTWKVEVYIRADSLDSGGMGFDFVEIDGFLKEILPDYTLLNDIFDFSPSAENVAKWLYHKVKDRYPTVQKVVVWETQYCGAEYWE; from the coding sequence ATGCCTTGGACTGTTATAGTAAAAAGAGAGTTTCAGGCAGCTCACTTTCTTACTGACTATCACGGCGCACCTGAGCCTCTTCACGGGCACACTTGGAAGGTAGAAGTTTATATAAGGGCGGATAGCTTAGACAGTGGAGGAATGGGCTTTGACTTTGTAGAGATTGATGGGTTTTTGAAGGAGATCCTTCCAGATTATACGCTTTTAAACGATATTTTTGACTTCTCCCCCAGTGCGGAAAATGTTGCCAAGTGGCTGTATCATAAGGTAAAGGATAGATACCCCACAGTCCAGAAGGTGGTGGTTTGGGAAACGCAATACTGTGGTGCCGAGTATTGGGAGTAA
- the lpxB gene encoding lipid-A-disaccharide synthase: MRVFFSLGERSASNYIYHIFKDVKGIEAWGITDERLESIGFKSVAKIEDLSVVGIMEALPKIPFVLKLYRKIENLLPYMDVLVLCDAPAFNLPLLKRAKGKVKKVVYFISPQVWAWKEGRAKLIAEYADHLVVILPFEVNFYERYKRESLKIHYVGHPLLDIAKPSQSKEDFLKFLGIERFVGLFPGSRWNEIKRHSHYLRRVFLELVRRYQLFGVIPTFESFREYLEDVFKDLPVRIITHRDTPSPSYDTMAYSVISLVASGTAELEASLLLNPHIVFYRVHPLTYLMGKGLVKVKWVSLTNLVLGREAVPEIIQRDWKHLYRASEELLKFEHLKESMTQDFIKLRHLLGDEGVINRLRSLFLSIFQEV; the protein is encoded by the coding sequence ATGCGCGTATTTTTCTCTTTGGGAGAGAGGTCTGCCAGCAATTACATTTACCACATATTCAAGGATGTAAAGGGGATAGAGGCATGGGGGATAACTGATGAGAGGCTGGAAAGCATAGGCTTCAAAAGTGTAGCCAAAATAGAGGACCTGTCAGTTGTGGGTATAATGGAGGCTCTACCCAAGATACCTTTTGTACTCAAGCTATACAGGAAAATAGAAAACTTACTACCTTATATGGATGTTCTGGTACTTTGCGATGCACCTGCCTTTAATCTGCCACTCCTCAAAAGGGCAAAGGGTAAGGTAAAGAAGGTCGTCTACTTTATATCTCCTCAGGTGTGGGCTTGGAAGGAAGGTAGGGCAAAGCTTATAGCGGAATATGCTGATCACCTCGTGGTGATACTTCCCTTTGAAGTAAACTTTTATGAAAGATACAAAAGGGAGAGCCTTAAAATCCATTATGTTGGGCATCCTCTGTTGGATATAGCAAAGCCTTCCCAGAGCAAGGAGGATTTTTTAAAGTTTTTGGGTATTGAGAGGTTTGTGGGTCTTTTCCCCGGAAGCAGGTGGAATGAGATAAAAAGGCACTCACACTATTTGAGGCGTGTATTTTTAGAGCTTGTCAGAAGATACCAACTTTTTGGCGTCATTCCCACCTTTGAAAGCTTTAGGGAGTATTTGGAAGATGTGTTTAAAGACCTACCTGTCAGGATCATAACACACAGAGATACACCAAGTCCTTCCTACGATACTATGGCTTATTCGGTCATTTCCCTGGTAGCCAGCGGGACTGCTGAGCTTGAAGCGAGCCTGCTTTTGAACCCTCACATAGTCTTCTACAGAGTCCATCCTCTTACATATCTTATGGGAAAGGGACTTGTAAAGGTAAAGTGGGTGTCTCTTACCAACTTGGTACTGGGCAGAGAAGCTGTGCCTGAGATAATTCAAAGGGATTGGAAACATCTATACAGAGCTTCGGAAGAGCTTCTAAAGTTTGAGCATCTAAAGGAGAGTATGACGCAGGATTTTATTAAACTTCGTCACCTTTTGGGAGATGAGGGAGTAATCAATAGATTAAGAAGCCTGTTTCTCAGCATCTTCCAAGAAGTTTAA
- a CDS encoding RluA family pseudouridine synthase, whose amino-acid sequence MSGSTKRIVEVLDFVVDQEAQGKRLDLFLTEAYGEFSRSYVQKLIEDGFVLVDDKEIKKPSRRLKAGQKITFYIPQVEPLEVLPEDIPFDVVYEDEDILVLIKPCGLVVHPSPGYSSGTLVNALLFRIKELSGIGGKERPGIVHRLDKNTAGLMVVAKSDKAHRSLVEEFMQRRVLKRYHALVSGLLREDSGTVEKSIGRHPVDRKKFSVVEDGKPAKTEYEVIKRFEKHRITFLDVRIHTGRTHQIRVHLSFIGHPVLGDKTYGFKTSSVDRKILNLMGECHMLVSYQLGFYHPITKKWMDFQIEDPKPFRDVLNFLEDAEKQAS is encoded by the coding sequence ATGTCAGGATCAACCAAGAGAATAGTGGAGGTCCTTGATTTTGTAGTTGATCAAGAAGCTCAAGGCAAAAGGTTGGATCTCTTTTTAACTGAAGCTTACGGAGAGTTTTCAAGGAGTTATGTGCAAAAACTCATAGAGGATGGTTTTGTGCTGGTAGATGACAAAGAAATTAAAAAACCTTCCAGGAGGCTCAAAGCGGGACAAAAGATCACTTTCTATATACCGCAGGTGGAACCCTTAGAGGTGCTTCCTGAGGACATACCCTTTGATGTGGTTTATGAGGATGAGGATATACTGGTGCTTATAAAGCCCTGCGGTCTTGTGGTGCATCCTTCACCCGGCTACTCCTCAGGAACGCTGGTAAATGCTCTGCTTTTTAGGATAAAGGAGCTTTCCGGTATTGGGGGGAAAGAAAGACCGGGCATAGTCCACAGATTGGACAAAAACACTGCAGGGCTTATGGTGGTTGCAAAAAGCGATAAGGCTCACAGGAGTCTTGTGGAGGAGTTTATGCAAAGAAGGGTGCTAAAGCGCTATCATGCTTTAGTGAGCGGACTTTTAAGAGAGGATTCGGGCACAGTAGAAAAATCTATAGGTAGGCATCCTGTTGACAGAAAAAAGTTTTCCGTAGTAGAAGATGGGAAGCCAGCAAAGACGGAGTATGAGGTGATAAAGAGGTTTGAAAAACACAGGATAACTTTTTTAGATGTGCGCATACACACAGGCAGAACTCATCAGATCAGGGTGCATCTCTCTTTTATAGGACATCCTGTACTGGGAGATAAAACTTACGGCTTTAAGACCTCTTCGGTAGATAGAAAAATTCTGAACCTTATGGGTGAATGCCATATGTTGGTGAGCTACCAACTGGGTTTTTATCATCCTATTACCAAAAAGTGGATGGACTTTCAGATAGAGGACCCAAAGCCCTTTAGAGATGTTTTAAACTTCTTGGAAGATGCTGAGAAACAGGCTTCTTAA